In Cyprinus carpio isolate SPL01 chromosome A5, ASM1834038v1, whole genome shotgun sequence, the sequence accgtgatactgaccccaaaattttataACCGTCTATGTACACTAATACTAACATTTCTGAGTTTTGTTCTCGTCTTTGAAGTGGGATCAGATGCTGTCCCATATGCCATCTTATCTCCACCATTTCACTTGAACACTGATCTCAGAGGCTTGTCCATCCTGGTGTGCGTGGTTCATGACATTCATCAAGGAGAGCTGGAGGTCACCTGGATTTCTAGTGGCATCAGAGGAACTAATCCAGCGGTTCCTAACTTACTCCAAGGACACAGTGGCATTCAGAGCACAATGTCTGTTATATCTGTGCCCACGAGTGAATGGATGTCCTACACCTGCTTTGTGAGTCACAGAGGCTCCGATCAACTCATGCACAGACATTATGCTGGACTCCCAATGGAGACAACTGGTAAACTATACTGtaacaatgctgtatttattttttatttttttattaactactaTTTACATAGATGAATAAATGCTGGAACAAACGTGTTGCTCATTGGTAGTTCATGTAAGcaaatgggaccttattgtaaagcgttACTGTAAAATGTATCACTAATAAGCTGTTCATTTCAGAAatggatgatgatgaagaaacgTTTGATACGTGTTTGGACAATCAAAGCAGTTTTTTGGAAGGTACAGTACATTATTTAATCCTTAAAAATtaattctttgtttattttctacTCATTTTTCTGTACTTTTACAGATGTTCGAGCAAACAAAGATCTATTATTTGTTCAAGCTCTCAGAATTATCCTCCTCAAAATCACCATTTTCAACGTTTTGATGACAGTGCAAGCCGTTATAAAGTGGTAAGTGCTAATATATCTGCATATGCAATGCCAGCAGTGaaataattcatacaaatttttCACAGTTATACTGAAACCTGTCATATTTGTCGTCTGCAAAATTGCAGAGTTTCAAAAACAACTGCCATGGATGTCTAAGTTAATTGGACGTGCTGCTGGAGGTTTATAGCAGGAGGAGGAATTCCAGTTCATGTAAATGAGAATCTGAAATGTTGACGAGGGTCTCGATGAGCTTCAGAACAGCATCATGCCACAAGACGCAGGTGCTTCGATATGTGGGCAGATGAGTGTAATAGCTGCTCAAACCACATCATGTACACAATACAACAAATGCACTGCACCACAAGCTGTTTTTGTAGGCCATTGTCAAATATAAAAGCTTTAAATGACATTGTAAAGTCAGCTTCCATTAATGTAACACTGATGAACTTTTGATCTGTCTGACAATGATGAAGCTTTGATGAAACTCTCTGTATTGCAAGTGAATGAGATCATTGTGCATAACACTCTATCAAAGATTGAGAcactgtttcatttcattttgggaGATTTGTgaatgtgacatcagtgcttcatcaagattattttgcatttattttttgagcataaatattcacaatttgttttaattacactaccgttcaaaagtttgctgtttttataaaataataataataataataataataataataataataattaaagtctCTCcaggctcaccaaggctgcatttatttgatcaaaattcaagaaaaacagtaatattctgaaatattattaacctttaaaatatgtgttttctatttgaatatattttcaaatgttatttatttatgttgaattatgaattttcagcatcattactccacgcttcagtgccacatgatctttcagaaatcattctaatatgctgatttgtggcTCAAggagcatttcttattattatcaatgttgaacacagctgtggtgaatattgttgtggaaacagcgcaacatttttttcagggttctttgatgaatagaaagttaaaaagaatagcatttatttgacagaaatattttgtaatatgtattaatattaaaaaaaacaacaacaacaatgacccttaaattttgaacggtagtgtatattacagaaaaatagaaaaaatgttaTTAAGAGCACTTGACTTTGTAGAACTAAGGAGAACTTGATTGTTTGCATGTTTACAAATCTGCTATAGTTTTGTACTACGATACTTTTTTATGTTAGTGCTACTTGTACTGTGTTACATTGGCTTGAGTTCTTGCTTTGGATATATGcatatgctaaattaataaatgtaaatgtacatgccAATTAATGTATATGTCAATTAATGATTACACCACAATTGAAAagcgtaaaaaaaataaataaaaaaaaaacctaaagccagtgcatttatgtatttttcatttattgttttaaataacacattttttttccttttttttttaaacagcatctGTACAATACTAAAACACTGATGTAACAATGGTGACCCACTAGGTGGCAGAACAATCACATCTCAAACGTTTTTCAACGGCAAGAGTATGGAGCTTAACTTCTCTAACAAGAcactatatttcataaataatttaagtATAAACATTAAGCAGTCACTCTTCACAAAAACAATGTTCACACAAAAGTAAGAGATCACAAGATCAAATGCGAAATGCAAAAACACAGGATGAAGGCTTTCCATGGCAGTTAGTTAATTGCACTCTGATGCCTTGTTCTGGTTTATAAGGTGGAAAAAATCCCACTGTACACTGATTTAGGCCATTCGGCCAATCAAATGATCCTGTTTCGGATCTGGCCAATCACTGCCCCTGAAACTCCCAGTGTTCCAAATACAATCGATTACACTTATCACAGTATTGTAGCAGCTCTTCAGCACTGGCAGTAGTTAAACAATGACGTCTCTACAGTAGCAAGTCTTGGTTTTGAAACGTGCTTAACAGGAGTGTTGGCATGGCTTCTGGAGCAGTTGGGCAGTAAAGCCCAGAAGGTATACAATTCGATTTCATCAAATGAATTGTGTGTCCATCAGGCCAATGCCACACTCAAAGCAAATAGAGACATAAGCGTTTCGGAATATCCTTCATTTGCTTTGAAAGCTCTCTGAATGAAATCACTGCTGAGGTGCATTCAGCAAAAGAACCACGGCTCAAGTTGCACTTTTGGCTGACGAAATAACTGATACAATGCTTGCAGGGCCAAATAATGATTCCACTGAACatatttctgattttttaaaaccAAGTCAGGTGAGTCGATTTATGGCACTGGCTTGCTAAACATGACAATACCACACCATCGTTTTTGGCAAAATATAATGTATAGGGAAGCCCACAGTATGTCTTGCAAAAGATCTGAAATGCGTGTTGCTTCTGCATCATATCTTTGGTCAAGGATAAAACAAGGACGTAAGGGAACTTAACACTTTGAACAGATAGTCAATATTTGTTTGGCAAAGGGACAAAGATAATAAATGTAATCTTGCGAGAAGCCATTCTAGAAGTCCGTTTGTGCGACTAGGAATGAGACATGGCCCACTTTAGCACTTATGCAACATCCATTTTCCAGTTCACTCAATGAGAGTCACTCACTATGAAATTAGATGAAACTTTTAGCATAATTATTTTGGTGTCTCTAAAACGGACTCTTCAGGATTAATGTTTTGTGTTCGCCCATTAGGTAGACTTTGCACCAAACAAAAGAAATTCTGATTGTCATTTATAAAATGGACCAAACTCCCAATACAATTCCAATATTCAACGACAGAAAAATTTCCATTTGAATTTCTGAATTAAGTGCACTTCAACCTTCGTCTGCTGCATTCGCCTGAATTCGTCACTTGATTTTGCTGATCAACGTGACTCAACAGCTGAGTACCAGAACTAAAAAACAGATAAAGTGAAAGTCTAGTCAACATGATCCTTCGTTAAACCTCTATCACACAATCACTACGCCAGCCACATTGTGAAAAATGGTTCTACAAGAACAAGATGGTGAGGTAAGTACCATTTGTACAGAGACCTACAGAAATGTATCAAAGAAAATGTGCAGAGTGTAAGATTATTGAGCACTGGTTCCATGGAACAGTTTTCTagttgcaaaaacaaacaacaacaaaaaaaataaatctaataaaaataaagtgcttcCATTAAGATTTCCTCTCCTGAGGACAAAAACATGAAATCTCAAAAAATTCACTCACAAAAATCTACAATATTCAGCTCTCTTGAAAACATGATTTACACAAAATGTACAGTCTAATGAAGGTTCGTATTCTAACATTCATTCTCCACACAGACAGTATATACAAAGTACTCTTTACCCAGAGTACTGACTTTTTACAGTCtcgttttctgtcttttttcttcttcaaaacagTTATCAAAACACTGTACACCTTATAAAAGCACAGTGATGAGGAAGCCAGTTAGCAGTGCATTGAGGAGCAATGAAAACGGCCTCAGCCCTGGGGCTGAGTTAGGAAAAATATGCCAGTGCTCCCTCTTGGGGTGCAGAGTCTCCATGTCCTTCAGGGCGTTGTAGGCGGCAGTGGTGAAGTTCGCATCTCCAGTGGTGAGCAGGTCAAACACGCAGGAGTGGAAATATATGTCCTTAACCTCCAGTTGCTCCCTGCACTTCCTGGAGGCGCTTTCGAGGGTGAACACCCCTCTCTGGGCTTCGACCCTCGCCTGCTGCTGAAAGCTGGCCTGCTGGAGGCCCAGCATGGGCAGCTGAAGATGTCCCTCCTGGTCGATGCGTTCTGATGTGGGGCAACCGTTCATGCAAAGCTGCAGGTCCTGCGTTTCGTCGAAGGCCATGGCGAGCTCTTCTGGCATTCGCACAGCTAGCGTCAGGTAACGGCCCTGCTGGCGTATGATTATGGTGACACCGATGTATGCGGCGTGGATCTCGACGTGTCGACCCGGCGACTTCTCCAGGATCCAGATGCTGCGGGTCTCGCTATCGCCCCCGCTTATGGTGCCGTCCACAAAAGCGGCTGGAAGGTCATCTGTTACGGCCTGGTAGACCTTCTGGTCTGTGCATTCTTGGTATGGTTTGAAGATTATTGTGATCTTAAAAGAAGCACAGAAAGCATAGTTAAAAACTCCAGTATTGACCAAAAACATCGAAGTTGACATGAAATGGATTTTCACCATATcgtttttctaaatgcatgttattgatctttttgtgaatgattcatcaatgCATAagtttccatttttcttttaatttttaaaccaaattGTCACAACTGGATCTTCTGGTGGACTtgtccaatcatttagtctgcttgaacttttttttctttttctgtttcactgtaatatattacatttcagaagaaaagatctgGTGCTACTTCCACTTATTGCATGAGATGGTGAAGTGCAAATATTCTGCACTAATAGCTGAGATTAACCGATGTTGCTTTTTTATGACCAATatcaatacaaattattttttgtttaggtGTCTGATATCAAATATGTTGAACGAATTTTTCTAAATGATTACTACAACAAtgaaaacatatattattattattattattaatacaccaaaatgtgccatttatttgcagacccaataaaaaaaaaattataaattgaaaagttattgcttttttttttattggttttatttattttatcagtctGGTTTCATGGACACTCTCCATATCTGCCTTTGGTTAGACAAATAGATATCCTCACCACAAACacatgccattggttgagtcaATGTTGCTCTGTTGGTCCggtcaaaatgcacaaacaaacagaggAATGTTTTCACAGCACCACAGTGTTAGTTTCTGGAGCAATCAGCCTACAAATGGCCTTTTTACTCTCTGCATATTACACTGGGatagtaaaatgtttattaatactgaaaataataacacaattcACCTGCAAAGTACTGAAATGGTTTTAAGCCCGAGACTGAAAATGAGAAGTGATAAAACAATAAGATCCGTATACGTCAGTTGTTTAGAATATAACATGTATTTACAGATCCGCAAACCCTTTCGCCCTGCAAGTGTTAACCATAAAATGCAGCCAGTATACAGCTGTGAAACTCTAAGACTTGTGGGAAGCAAAAGCACTGGCTAACAAGAAGTGTGGCGTTACATTAGCGGCGGATGAATAGCAGCTTTGTACACAGAACAAGGATGAAAAATGATGACCAGTTGGCCATAAGGTGAGGCAGCTGAAAAGGCCTCAGTTAAGCAGTGTGTGCTAATAATTACttgcaaatgtttaataatggCTCCCACCTTCAAGGTCAAGGGGTCAAACGAGAGGTAATTAGCATCAGCGGCCAAACTTAGCATTTGAAGCCACATCTGTCCATTGATGGGCTCAACTGCTTTACTTTGAAAACAAAAAGCGAGTATCTGACGAATGCAGTCTGCTCAGGCTGTAATATACACAAGCTTCCAGCTACTTCAggttataaaaatcagtaaacatGTCGCCAGCAGTCAATATTCTGCATCAGCACATTTGAAATGGGTTTGAAATGGGTGTGTGTAAGCGGGTTTGCTTTGAGTGTTTGCCTATAAGCCCCACACTTGGAAAAATGAAGACAGAGGCTTCTTTCAAAGTCACCTTATTATGGGTCACGCCACAGCGCAGGCTTCCAGTCATTAATGATATTAGAATTTCACAGACACGTTGGTCACAAGTGTTAGTCACAAGACTAGAGCTGTTCGCTTTGTTTAACTTGCACCTGTGAATACTTGGTCAAAGTTGAAAGAGATAATTCTTATCTGCTTTCTGCAGCTCATTCTGATAATCTTACCCATATACTCTTATTTAGAGAAACATCATACACTTCAAACaacgataaaaacatttttacatttttattagagaaaaaaaaaaacttcttgcaATTTAGGATCAAATTCGACTTAAAAGTTTCAAGAcctgaaataacaatgaacaacacaTTTTCAGGATCTATTTGACCtggttaattttaatttctatgaatactatatattttttaacatttcaatttgtataaaataacattttgaattaatgtgaattaacaatgaacaaaatgtatcaaaatcCTGCaaggaaaacattatttatttttagttcagtaTGAACcagcgttattttagtatttataatattttaatatcttttatccatttttgtcattttattagttttttgtttatatttttagcagTTTTGTGTTTTGGAACTTTAGAACTTCAACATAAACCACTTTATTATTCAAGGTTTAAATTTATAACCTTTAGAacttatttcagctttattccaattaaagaacaacatttaaaattttcggtttcaatttttaatttggagtttttatttcagctttattccaattaaagaaaactatttttaatagttttagtttacaataagttttaggttttttttttcatacaatgtaagtgttgttaacattaataacacTGTAATGAACTGCACCATATAGTGAAGTCCTActaactttttatttgtaatttttggaaACATAAATACGCTGCATCTCCAAGACACTTCTCACAAACTAATCAACTTTTCCCAAAGAAATTAACACATAATTCTTCACAAAAAAGACTTGTATGATAttagttatataataaaaagaaaacaactcaCCTTGTTGGTTGCTGTGGCACTGGATCCATATACCACTGGAACATTTGTGACCTGCACTGACAGGTAATTGTTATCAATAAGAGGCCATGCCCCTTCAACCTTACAGGTCTGAAAATGGTCCTTGAAAGTTCTAAGATGAGGGTCCCCAAACAGGCCACAGAACAAGTAGATTGGTCGTGGGTGCTCTGGAGCCCCAGTCCCAGTCCCGGGCTGAACTGCTTGGTGATGACGGCTGTGATAGTTGCATGGCTCAATGGGGATGACGGGATGAGTAGACGATGTTGGCCCGTCCTTGGAGCAGTTCCTCTGGCTCATGAGATCACTGATGCCCAGCATGGCAGAGTGGAAGACCAGGTTTCCCCTGCAGCTCTTGGATGTGCGCTGGGTGCAGGCGGAATAGGCTCGCAGTGCCTTACAGAACTCAGTATCAAAGCCATCTAGTGAAGGGTTAAGATGGGAAGTGAGAGAGACGAAGTCAGTGGTGCACTTCTGGATACGGCACTGTGGAGTCTGGACCTGGCTCTCACCTGAGAAACAACACAAAGTTTTAACATtcttcatttcagaaaacttgaaaaaattattattcaaaaattcaACTCAAACATATCACGAACAACCTGAATGCACCTCTTCAATGATGAGCATGTTTTCATgcaaatttcatatatatatatatatatatatatatatatatatatatatatatatatatatatatatatatatatatatatatattttaatatatgtcaCCATGATGCAACTGTTGCTTTAGCacaagaaagggaaaaaaaatagtttggcatgcatttttttattatttctattaaaaaacaacacaggGACGGGACGGGAGTGAAGcagttatataattttattaatatttgaaaaacaaattccTTATCAAAGTCATGTGATGCATCTAATAAAAGTCATGTGACACAAGCAACATgtggtaaaaaatataaaaaaggaaatgatATCACAGAAAGAAGCCTGCAGATGCTCATGACTACCTCAAGTCTCTTAAGATTTCGATCATTTGACCTTTCTaatgacaaggcaaggttagttcaggttgtaaaatgtcatattaaaagtatatttatgatattttaaaaaatatatatatttataaattcatgatattcataaaaatactcttcaccctaaaaaaaaatgtgtacactCATATGAATTCATATTGCAAGGAAAATGTGTTATTCCTTTTTACTTGATTGTTATACCACatgacaatttacatttaatttttttcttgaaaagtgtttcaaaaccatatgaaatcaACATGAATTTAAAGAGAACATTTCCAAGAACTTGGCACGTGCGTTTTAAACTAGACGTTTAAAAGAATACTGATTTAACCAGCTGAACACATTAACtatgaacaaaaatacaagcCAGAATCTTCTGACATCTATTGTTGTGCCTCGTGTCATAAACCAGTTTAAACTGCTTAAGTGTAATAAGGTGTGCTAGAGGACTGTGCGTTTCTTCACAGCGTGACTCCATGTGTGTTTTACATTATGGTCTAGAAACATGAACAGTCGGCTCAACAAGTGTGTGAAACCTCCTGTCATCTACAAAGTAGAATGCTTATGGCcgcaataaaatcaaataaaacggCACTTCAAATGAGAAAAAGAGCACAGGAGGCTTTAGCCATCCACAAAATCCAGCACATGTGCTTGTAAGCACAAAAGAGTCATGGAATACAAACTACATCCAACTATTTACCTCAAAGCGTCATTAGGGTGTGGTCAAAGagtaacaaaaccaaaaaaaatgttttctttgaatGCTCCTTTACTTGGAGTCGAGCCAATAACACTTTTATGGTTTTATACACACTTGTTGTCAAAAATACGCCCAAGATCTTGTCATCATGTCACGCGCCACCCCCAA encodes:
- the LOC109064774 gene encoding repulsive guidance molecule B-like, giving the protein MGMGRAGSYYPGAERLISPVLHLLVLCSLSSLTHIGESQVQTPQCRIQKCTTDFVSLTSHLNPSLDGFDTEFCKALRAYSACTQRTSKSCRGNLVFHSAMLGISDLMSQRNCSKDGPTSSTHPVIPIEPCNYHSRHHQAVQPGTGTGAPEHPRPIYLFCGLFGDPHLRTFKDHFQTCKVEGAWPLIDNNYLSVQVTNVPVVYGSSATATNKITIIFKPYQECTDQKVYQAVTDDLPAAFVDGTISGGDSETRSIWILEKSPGRHVEIHAAYIGVTIIIRQQGRYLTLAVRMPEELAMAFDETQDLQLCMNGCPTSERIDQEGHLQLPMLGLQQASFQQQARVEAQRGVFTLESASRKCREQLEVKDIYFHSCVFDLLTTGDANFTTAAYNALKDMETLHPKREHWHIFPNSAPGLRPFSLLLNALLTGFLITVLL